The Chryseobacterium nakagawai genome has a segment encoding these proteins:
- a CDS encoding ligase-associated DNA damage response DEXH box helicase, with translation MTAFEHTNGFTIIQQWMKDKRISPFKFQTDTWRKFGSGYSGMVVAPTGFGKTFSVFLALISDFLNHPDNYKKGLKMIWITPLRSLSKDIAKAMQEAMDEIGIDWVVGVRNGDTDPKVRQQQVRKMPEILVVTPESLHLLLAQKNHETFFKEMKCIVVDEWHELLGSKRGVMVELGISQLRKYVPKMQIWGITATIGNLEEAMEVLIPYDIKKTKITAKEHKKIDIIPVFPDEIEILPWAGHLGHKLADKVVPIILDSKSTIVFTNTRSQSEMWYQLLLDAYPDFAGQIAIHHSSIDAHLRIWIEENLSSGKLKAVVSTSSLDLGIDFKPVDTVIQVGSAKGVARFLQRAGRSGHSPFETSKIYCVPTHSLELIEVAALKEAVKQKVVEPRDPQVLCFDVLVQFLMTLAVGNGFYPDELYKRIKKVYAFQEMMEEEWKSILEFLTIGGSVLKNYEEFHKIVIMEDGLYKVTSRKIAMLHRMNMGVIVSDAMLKVKFISGGYIGMIEEYFISKLKKEEKFILAGRTLEVAMMKDMTVYVRAAKGKALVPSYLGGRLPLSSDLGRFLRERLSHALNPKASEKELKFLHPLLINQEENSHIPKEDEFLVEMIKNREGYHLFMYPFEGRLVHEVMAALIAFRISKLAPISFSMAMNDYGFELFSDKEIPLNEENLQQILTRDNLMNDVIASINSAEMARRKFRDIAVISGMVIQNYAGKQRSNKSLQSSAGLIFKVLEDYDSGHFLIKQAYTEVFNMQLQEQRLVEAFKRIEKSRIILKHSRSFTPLSFPIKVDSLRQTLSSEGLDARIKRMLKL, from the coding sequence GTGACAGCTTTTGAACATACCAACGGATTTACCATCATTCAGCAATGGATGAAGGATAAGCGCATCTCCCCTTTTAAATTTCAGACTGATACATGGCGGAAATTTGGGAGTGGGTATAGCGGTATGGTGGTAGCTCCTACAGGATTCGGAAAAACTTTTTCTGTTTTTTTAGCATTAATCTCGGACTTTTTAAACCATCCTGACAACTATAAAAAAGGATTGAAAATGATCTGGATCACTCCCCTTCGATCTTTATCCAAAGATATTGCGAAAGCAATGCAGGAAGCGATGGATGAGATCGGTATTGATTGGGTAGTTGGAGTAAGAAATGGAGATACAGATCCTAAAGTAAGACAGCAACAGGTCAGAAAAATGCCTGAAATTCTTGTTGTAACGCCTGAAAGCCTGCACCTTCTGCTGGCTCAGAAAAATCATGAAACTTTTTTCAAGGAGATGAAATGCATTGTTGTAGATGAATGGCATGAATTGTTAGGTTCAAAACGCGGGGTTATGGTAGAATTAGGAATATCACAACTCAGAAAGTACGTGCCGAAAATGCAGATTTGGGGAATTACGGCTACCATTGGAAACCTGGAGGAAGCAATGGAAGTGTTGATTCCTTATGATATTAAGAAAACGAAAATTACGGCTAAAGAACATAAAAAAATTGATATCATTCCTGTTTTTCCAGATGAAATTGAAATACTGCCGTGGGCAGGACACCTTGGTCATAAACTTGCTGATAAAGTAGTTCCCATTATCCTTGATTCAAAATCCACCATTGTTTTTACCAATACCAGAAGCCAGAGTGAAATGTGGTATCAGTTACTTTTAGATGCGTATCCGGATTTTGCGGGCCAAATTGCCATTCACCACAGTTCCATCGATGCTCATTTAAGAATCTGGATTGAAGAAAATCTAAGTTCCGGAAAGTTAAAGGCTGTTGTTTCCACTTCATCACTAGACTTAGGAATAGATTTTAAACCCGTTGATACCGTCATTCAAGTGGGCTCAGCCAAAGGAGTCGCCAGGTTTCTTCAGCGGGCAGGCCGTAGTGGTCACTCCCCTTTTGAAACCTCCAAAATCTATTGTGTACCTACCCATTCTTTAGAGCTAATTGAAGTTGCTGCTTTAAAAGAAGCGGTAAAACAAAAAGTAGTAGAACCCAGAGATCCGCAAGTTTTATGCTTTGATGTTCTGGTTCAGTTTCTAATGACCTTGGCCGTGGGAAATGGATTTTATCCCGATGAGCTGTATAAAAGGATTAAAAAAGTATATGCCTTTCAGGAAATGATGGAGGAAGAATGGAAAAGTATTCTTGAATTCCTCACTATTGGTGGCAGTGTTTTAAAAAACTATGAAGAATTCCATAAAATTGTGATTATGGAAGATGGATTATATAAAGTGACTTCCCGAAAAATTGCCATGCTTCATCGGATGAATATGGGAGTGATTGTAAGTGATGCCATGCTCAAAGTTAAGTTTATTTCCGGTGGTTATATCGGAATGATTGAAGAATACTTTATTTCCAAACTAAAAAAAGAAGAAAAATTCATTCTTGCAGGAAGAACTCTTGAAGTGGCGATGATGAAAGACATGACTGTTTATGTGAGAGCAGCCAAGGGAAAAGCACTGGTTCCGAGCTATCTTGGCGGAAGATTACCTTTGAGTTCAGATCTCGGACGTTTTTTAAGAGAACGGCTTTCGCATGCTTTAAACCCAAAAGCTTCCGAAAAGGAATTGAAGTTCCTGCATCCGCTATTGATTAACCAGGAAGAGAATTCTCACATTCCAAAGGAAGATGAATTTTTGGTCGAAATGATTAAAAATCGTGAAGGTTATCATCTGTTTATGTATCCTTTTGAAGGCCGTTTAGTCCATGAGGTAATGGCAGCTTTAATTGCCTTTCGAATTTCAAAACTGGCTCCTATTTCTTTTTCAATGGCAATGAATGATTACGGATTTGAATTGTTCAGTGATAAGGAAATACCGTTGAATGAAGAAAATTTACAGCAGATATTAACCAGAGATAATCTCATGAACGATGTAATTGCCAGTATCAATTCTGCAGAAATGGCAAGAAGAAAGTTCAGAGATATTGCGGTGATCTCCGGAATGGTGATTCAGAATTATGCAGGTAAACAAAGATCCAATAAATCATTGCAGAGTTCAGCCGGACTGATCTTTAAAGTATTGGAAGATTACGATTCCGGTCATTTTTTAATCAAACAGGCCTATACAGAGGTTTTCAATATGCAACTTCAGGAACAACGCCTCGTGGAAGCTTTTAAAAGAATCGAAAAATCCAGAATCATTTTAAAACATTCCCGTTCCTTTACTCCTTTAAGCTTTCCAATAAAGGTAGACAGCCTTAGACAAACACTTTCCAGTGAAGGTCTTGATGCTAGAATTAAAAGAATGCTGAAGCTTTGA
- a CDS encoding Crp/Fnr family transcriptional regulator yields the protein MIVENLLISFGAETKNYKAGEIIFREEDLPLHYYQIEKGKIKLNNYTEEGKEFIQNIFSDGHSFGESLLFVERPYPMNAVAIEDSSVFRLPKASFLNLIQSNPEISLNIYQCLAERMYYKYIMFYNLSFQNPVSKLKLLLDYLKSYHDDKVPYSFQIPLTRQQLASLVGLRVETVIRTIKQMEKDKIVKIEKRKIYY from the coding sequence ATGATCGTTGAAAATTTATTAATATCATTTGGAGCAGAAACAAAGAACTACAAAGCAGGAGAAATCATTTTCCGTGAAGAAGATCTGCCATTACACTATTATCAGATAGAAAAAGGAAAAATAAAACTAAACAATTATACCGAGGAGGGGAAGGAATTTATTCAGAATATATTCTCTGATGGACATAGTTTTGGAGAATCTCTTTTATTTGTAGAACGTCCCTATCCTATGAATGCTGTAGCCATAGAAGATTCATCTGTTTTCAGATTACCCAAAGCCAGCTTTCTGAATTTGATACAAAGCAATCCGGAAATCTCTTTGAATATTTACCAATGTCTGGCTGAAAGAATGTATTATAAGTATATTATGTTCTACAATCTTTCCTTTCAGAATCCGGTATCTAAACTGAAATTACTATTAGATTACCTGAAAAGTTACCATGATGATAAAGTTCCTTATTCTTTCCAGATTCCCCTAACAAGACAACAATTAGCTTCATTGGTAGGACTTCGTGTAGAAACAGTAATCCGGACCATTAAACAGATGGAAAAAGATAAGATTGTAAAGATTGAGAAAAGGAAAATTTATTATTAA
- a CDS encoding ATP-dependent DNA ligase translates to MRHFADLINALETTNKTNAKIVAIIDYLERAPDEDKVWFIALFTGKRPKRNVNTNLMKEWALEITGLPFWLFQESYSSVGDLGETISLILPPPEEKIERSLSQWMKDIMALKEKNEAEKKEFVLHSWNGLDYTERLIFNKLIGGSFRIGVSDKTLINALSKFSGQESSTLTHSLMGKWQPDEVSFKELISAENINPDNSKPYPFCLAYPLEKQLEELGKPDEWLVEYKWDGIRGQIIRRNDEVFIWSRGEELVTEQFPEIAEVVRAMKGNFVLDGEILAVKEGKVLNFNELQKRLNRKTLTKKMLSEIPIEVFAYDLLELENHDVRDKPVSARRAMLEELLLNEKPKNILLSQSIDFEKWDELNEIRENSRSVNSEGLMVKQKNSPYHAGRKKGDWWKWKINPFTIDAVLIYAQKGSGRRSAYYTDYTFAVKNEDKLVTIAKAYSGLTDKEIMEVSKFVTKNAIEKFGPVRTVKAELVFEIAFEGIGFSNRHKSGVALRFPRIVRWRKDKTVDEIDNLEEIKKLIQ, encoded by the coding sequence ATGAGACATTTCGCAGATCTTATCAACGCTTTGGAAACCACCAATAAAACCAATGCTAAAATTGTTGCCATTATTGATTATCTGGAGCGTGCTCCGGATGAAGATAAGGTGTGGTTTATTGCCCTATTTACAGGAAAAAGACCTAAAAGGAATGTCAATACTAACTTGATGAAGGAATGGGCATTGGAAATTACAGGACTTCCTTTCTGGCTCTTTCAGGAAAGCTATTCCTCAGTCGGAGATCTTGGAGAAACAATTTCTTTGATTCTTCCACCACCTGAAGAAAAGATTGAACGAAGCCTTTCCCAATGGATGAAGGATATTATGGCGTTAAAGGAGAAAAATGAGGCAGAAAAGAAAGAATTTGTGCTCCATTCATGGAATGGTCTGGATTATACAGAACGTTTGATTTTCAATAAATTAATAGGCGGAAGTTTTAGAATCGGTGTATCAGATAAGACCCTGATTAATGCATTGAGTAAATTTTCAGGTCAGGAATCCAGTACATTGACCCATAGTTTAATGGGGAAATGGCAGCCTGATGAAGTTTCATTTAAAGAATTAATTTCCGCTGAAAATATAAATCCTGATAATTCCAAACCTTATCCTTTTTGTCTGGCTTATCCACTTGAAAAGCAATTGGAAGAATTAGGAAAACCTGATGAATGGCTGGTAGAATATAAATGGGACGGCATCCGTGGACAGATCATCCGGAGAAATGATGAAGTGTTTATATGGTCCAGGGGTGAAGAATTAGTCACTGAACAGTTTCCTGAAATTGCGGAAGTTGTAAGAGCAATGAAAGGTAATTTTGTTTTAGATGGAGAAATACTTGCGGTGAAGGAAGGTAAAGTTTTAAATTTTAATGAATTACAAAAAAGATTAAACAGAAAAACTTTAACTAAAAAAATGCTCTCGGAAATTCCAATTGAAGTATTCGCTTATGACTTATTGGAACTTGAAAATCACGATGTAAGAGATAAGCCAGTTTCAGCAAGAAGAGCTATGCTGGAAGAATTACTGTTGAATGAAAAACCTAAAAACATACTACTTTCCCAGAGCATAGATTTTGAAAAATGGGATGAATTGAATGAGATCAGGGAAAATTCAAGAAGTGTGAACAGTGAAGGACTCATGGTAAAACAAAAAAACTCACCTTACCATGCAGGCCGGAAAAAAGGCGATTGGTGGAAATGGAAAATCAACCCTTTTACCATTGATGCCGTTCTGATCTATGCTCAAAAAGGTAGTGGAAGGCGAAGTGCTTATTATACAGATTATACTTTTGCTGTAAAAAATGAAGACAAACTGGTAACTATTGCCAAAGCTTATTCAGGATTAACAGACAAGGAAATTATGGAGGTCAGCAAATTTGTAACAAAGAATGCCATTGAGAAATTTGGTCCAGTACGAACTGTAAAAGCAGAGCTGGTTTTTGAAATTGCTTTTGAAGGCATCGGGTTCAGTAACCGGCACAAAAGTGGCGTAGCACTTCGGTTTCCAAGAATTGTAAGATGGCGGAAAGATAAGACGGTAGATGAAATTGATAACCTGGAAGAAATTAAAAAATTAATACAATAA
- a CDS encoding Crp/Fnr family transcriptional regulator has translation MKKKQYLLQEGDICKCLSFVSKGLLKSYFPDEKGNEHINMFAFEGWWISDFNSFIHQEKAVLNIDAVEDTEILMITLENYEKMMLEIPAMDRYFRILYQNSLVTKDYRLIVYNGYTAEEKYLQLAHKNPEMIKRVPHNLIASYLGLAPETISRIRKKNSLNNT, from the coding sequence TTGAAAAAAAAACAATACCTACTACAGGAAGGAGATATTTGTAAATGTCTTTCATTTGTAAGCAAAGGATTGTTAAAGTCTTATTTTCCTGATGAAAAAGGAAATGAGCATATCAATATGTTTGCTTTTGAAGGCTGGTGGATCTCCGATTTCAATAGTTTTATTCATCAGGAAAAAGCAGTTTTAAATATTGATGCGGTAGAAGATACTGAAATATTAATGATTACCTTGGAAAACTATGAAAAAATGATGCTGGAAATCCCCGCAATGGACCGTTATTTCAGAATTCTGTACCAAAACAGTCTCGTTACCAAGGATTACAGACTTATAGTGTACAATGGTTATACTGCTGAAGAAAAATACCTGCAACTGGCCCATAAAAATCCGGAAATGATTAAACGGGTTCCTCATAATCTCATCGCATCTTATCTTGGACTAGCTCCTGAAACCATAAGCAGGATCCGTAAAAAGAATTCCCTGAATAATACTTGA
- a CDS encoding NUDIX hydrolase, giving the protein MDYMDSREQILQKSAEAKELFLPHISVDPVVFGFDQNELKVLLVKMKYRKQWLLPGGYVRRDEDLDEAVVRVLEDRAGVTDVFLEEFGVFGRKNRSQIYFEEFDETLFQKQRFISVGYYALYNSSEINPVADDVSEACEWVYLRQLPEIDFAMDHREIIEKALLTLREKISSKPIGYNLMPEKFTLPELQKLYEAILGKILNRGNFYRKIKNLNVLKKLDEQRYVGAHRSPDLYSFDIENYEKALENGLNSW; this is encoded by the coding sequence ATGGATTATATGGATTCCAGGGAACAGATCTTACAGAAATCTGCAGAAGCAAAAGAACTTTTTCTTCCTCATATTTCAGTAGACCCGGTTGTTTTTGGTTTTGACCAAAATGAGCTTAAGGTACTGCTTGTAAAAATGAAGTACAGAAAACAATGGCTTTTGCCGGGAGGCTATGTAAGAAGAGATGAAGATTTGGATGAAGCAGTCGTAAGAGTGTTGGAAGACAGAGCTGGCGTTACTGATGTATTTCTGGAAGAATTTGGCGTTTTTGGAAGAAAAAACAGGAGTCAGATCTATTTTGAGGAATTTGATGAAACGCTTTTCCAAAAACAACGTTTTATTTCTGTAGGATATTATGCACTTTATAATTCTTCTGAAATTAATCCTGTAGCTGATGATGTAAGCGAAGCCTGTGAATGGGTTTATCTGCGCCAGCTCCCTGAAATTGATTTTGCAATGGACCATCGTGAAATTATTGAAAAAGCATTGCTTACTTTACGGGAGAAGATCTCCAGCAAGCCAATTGGATATAACCTCATGCCTGAAAAATTCACCCTTCCGGAACTGCAGAAGCTATACGAAGCGATATTGGGTAAAATACTCAACAGAGGAAACTTCTACAGAAAGATTAAAAATCTGAATGTTTTAAAAAAGCTTGATGAACAGAGATATGTAGGAGCCCACAGGTCTCCCGATCTTTATTCTTTTGATATAGAAAATTATGAAAAAGCTTTGGAAAACGGACTGAACAGCTGGTAG
- a CDS encoding MBL fold metallo-hydrolase has product MKIIPLKEGNFSASKIKDFTLLTEENFDTVRGLKMSVQPFLIITENDYILLDAGIGWKNETGKTVISEILKRENVNPEQITKLLLSHLHKDHIDGAITITDNGYEATFPNAQIYIQKRELDFAMENKGNPSFDFTILEKLIQLPNIVWMNDDKGQISKEISYEMVGGHTPFMQVFWIRDHEETVFYGADDLPQASYLKYHLAYKSDFDGRKAMELRLLWAKEAKENNWKILLYHDLDKTVINT; this is encoded by the coding sequence ATGAAAATTATTCCACTTAAAGAAGGCAATTTCTCAGCCAGTAAAATCAAAGACTTTACGCTCTTAACAGAAGAAAATTTTGATACCGTTCGTGGATTAAAAATGTCTGTTCAGCCTTTTTTAATCATTACTGAAAACGATTATATCCTTCTAGATGCCGGAATTGGATGGAAGAATGAGACAGGTAAAACAGTGATATCAGAAATTCTTAAAAGAGAAAATGTGAATCCTGAACAGATTACAAAGCTTCTTCTTTCTCACCTTCACAAAGATCATATTGATGGAGCAATAACCATTACAGATAATGGTTATGAAGCCACTTTCCCCAATGCGCAAATCTATATTCAGAAACGTGAACTAGATTTTGCTATGGAAAATAAAGGAAATCCTTCTTTTGATTTTACTATTTTGGAAAAGCTTATTCAGTTACCGAATATTGTTTGGATGAATGATGATAAAGGTCAGATTAGTAAAGAAATTTCCTATGAGATGGTTGGTGGACATACTCCGTTTATGCAGGTGTTCTGGATCAGAGATCATGAGGAAACTGTTTTTTATGGCGCAGATGATCTTCCACAAGCTTCCTATTTGAAATACCACCTGGCCTACAAAAGTGACTTCGATGGCAGAAAAGCAATGGAGCTAAGGCTTTTATGGGCAAAGGAAGCCAAGGAGAACAATTGGAAAATACTTCTTTATCATGATCTGGATAAAACTGTTATTAACACCTAA
- a CDS encoding SDR family oxidoreductase gives MENTENIALVVGATGITGSNLAEELIAQGWKTYGLSRNPNDCIAGLLPVKADLLDEHSLIEALEGISPTHVYFTTWMRNDTEEENIRINSMLVRNLLNVVSPKKSVQHVALVTGLKHYLGPFESYVKEGKLPETPVREEHPRLPLPNFYYAQEDEIYKASERDGFTWSIHRPHTVVGYAVGNLMNIAATLAVYASICKETGRKFIWPGSEAQWNGISDITDAKILAEQLVWASNTETAKNQAFNITNGEVFRWKWLWKRLADWFGIEAEGFNGTIRPLEKELENDQETWKVIAEEYNLKEKNLDRLSSAWHTDLDLGRPLEVMCDLSKSRKLGFTAYKRTEDSFIEVFERLRAENIIP, from the coding sequence ATGGAAAATACAGAAAATATCGCATTGGTAGTAGGAGCTACCGGAATTACAGGGAGTAATCTGGCTGAAGAACTCATTGCACAGGGCTGGAAAACGTATGGGCTATCAAGAAATCCCAATGATTGTATTGCAGGTCTTCTTCCTGTAAAAGCAGATTTGTTGGATGAGCATAGTCTTATCGAAGCATTGGAGGGCATCTCTCCTACTCATGTTTATTTCACAACCTGGATGCGAAATGATACGGAAGAAGAAAATATTCGGATCAACAGTATGCTTGTACGAAATCTGCTGAATGTAGTATCTCCTAAAAAATCAGTTCAGCATGTGGCATTAGTGACCGGATTAAAACATTACCTGGGGCCTTTCGAATCTTATGTTAAAGAAGGGAAATTACCGGAAACACCTGTCCGTGAAGAACATCCAAGACTTCCGCTTCCCAATTTTTATTATGCTCAGGAAGATGAAATTTACAAAGCGTCTGAAAGAGATGGCTTTACATGGAGTATTCATCGCCCTCACACCGTTGTAGGATATGCTGTTGGCAACTTAATGAATATTGCTGCAACCCTGGCAGTCTATGCCAGTATCTGTAAAGAAACAGGAAGGAAATTCATTTGGCCTGGATCTGAAGCACAATGGAACGGGATTTCAGACATCACAGATGCTAAAATTCTGGCTGAACAATTAGTTTGGGCTTCCAACACAGAAACTGCAAAAAATCAAGCTTTCAATATTACAAATGGAGAGGTTTTCCGATGGAAATGGCTTTGGAAAAGACTGGCAGATTGGTTTGGTATAGAAGCAGAAGGTTTCAACGGTACAATAAGACCTCTTGAAAAAGAGCTGGAAAACGATCAGGAAACTTGGAAAGTCATTGCTGAGGAGTATAATCTGAAAGAGAAAAATTTAGACAGATTATCTTCGGCTTGGCATACCGATTTAGACCTTGGCAGACCCCTTGAAGTGATGTGTGATCTGTCAAAAAGCAGGAAATTGGGCTTCACTGCCTATAAAAGGACAGAAGATTCTTTTATCGAAGTATTTGAAAGACTGCGCGCTGAAAATATAATTCCATAA
- a CDS encoding helix-turn-helix transcriptional regulator — translation MKNKKTEPNLEELNQKILVQDEIIALAKANSPRLLNKFRLFYPDFFEKLSAIQPGLKNSELIFCIYLKLNMTTKEIATCIFVTPKAIQNRKNRLRKKLNIPSEFDIYKWFNEI, via the coding sequence ATGAAAAACAAAAAAACTGAACCGAATTTAGAGGAATTGAATCAAAAGATTCTTGTACAAGATGAAATCATAGCATTAGCCAAGGCAAATTCTCCCCGTCTGCTTAACAAATTCAGATTGTTCTATCCGGATTTTTTTGAAAAGTTATCTGCTATACAGCCTGGCCTTAAAAATTCTGAACTGATCTTTTGTATTTACCTTAAGCTTAACATGACAACAAAAGAAATAGCAACCTGTATCTTTGTTACTCCAAAAGCAATACAAAACCGGAAAAACAGACTCAGAAAGAAGCTTAATATTCCCTCTGAGTTTGATATCTATAAATGGTTTAATGAAATTTAA
- a CDS encoding chloramphenicol acetyltransferase, with amino-acid sequence MKIVDLEQWNRKEHFEFFSQMASPYFGFTTEVDCTKAYEKAKENGYSFFAYYYHKSMMAINMVDELKLRIIDGKVVQFDTVHAGSTIGRPDGTFGFSFTPFSEDFETFNAALQDEIRGVHHSTGLRLSNERLGKDHVRHTTIPWNSFSAILHPTNFNNDESVPKISFGKFNIRDGRKYMPVSIEAHHGLADGIHIAKYLAEFQRQLDL; translated from the coding sequence ATGAAGATTGTAGACCTCGAGCAATGGAACAGAAAGGAGCATTTTGAATTTTTCTCTCAAATGGCAAGTCCATATTTTGGTTTCACTACCGAAGTAGATTGTACAAAAGCTTATGAAAAAGCTAAAGAAAACGGATACTCTTTCTTTGCTTATTACTATCACAAATCGATGATGGCCATTAATATGGTTGATGAATTAAAACTGAGGATTATTGATGGGAAGGTTGTTCAGTTTGATACGGTTCATGCCGGAAGTACGATTGGTAGACCGGATGGAACTTTTGGTTTTTCATTCACTCCTTTTTCAGAGGACTTTGAAACATTCAATGCTGCATTACAAGATGAAATTAGAGGTGTACACCATTCTACAGGACTTAGATTAAGTAATGAACGATTGGGAAAGGATCATGTAAGACACACGACTATTCCATGGAATTCATTCAGTGCAATTCTTCACCCAACAAATTTTAACAATGATGAATCGGTACCAAAGATTTCTTTTGGTAAATTCAATATCCGCGATGGCAGAAAATACATGCCAGTTTCTATTGAAGCTCACCACGGACTGGCAGATGGTATTCATATTGCAAAATACCTGGCAGAATTCCAGAGACAGCTTGATCTGTAG
- a CDS encoding ligase-associated DNA damage response exonuclease, which translates to MKLITFTKKGIYCPQGKFYIDPWRPVDLAVITHGHADHARWGMKKYLCHHFTKPILYQRIGSDIECQGVEYGEKININGVQVSLHPAGHIIGSAQIRLEYKGFVTVISGDYKVQDDGLSTPFELVRCNEFVTESTFGLPVYNWLEINDLNKKLQNWVLKNQENSKTSVFVGYSLGKSQRIMKAVEGLGKIYVHYSIGKLNEAFENVGIDLPEYTIADFKERPKEMEHEIVIVPPALLDSNIIKKIPDSATAICSGWMQVRGARRWRSADAGFAMSDHADWKGLLQTVKATEAELVHVTHGQTEIFSKYLNEIGINADVIETLFGEDEEVSEKETIENPEL; encoded by the coding sequence TTGAAGTTAATCACATTTACCAAAAAAGGAATTTATTGTCCTCAAGGGAAATTCTACATAGATCCCTGGAGGCCTGTGGATTTGGCAGTTATCACCCATGGACATGCCGATCATGCCCGTTGGGGAATGAAGAAATACCTTTGCCATCATTTTACCAAACCTATTCTATATCAAAGAATTGGAAGTGATATAGAATGTCAGGGGGTAGAATATGGAGAGAAAATCAATATCAACGGCGTCCAGGTTTCATTACATCCTGCCGGACATATTATTGGCTCTGCTCAGATACGGTTAGAGTACAAAGGATTTGTAACGGTAATTTCCGGAGATTATAAAGTTCAGGATGATGGTCTCAGCACTCCTTTTGAGCTGGTTAGATGTAATGAGTTTGTTACAGAAAGTACTTTTGGGCTGCCCGTTTATAATTGGTTAGAGATTAACGATTTAAATAAAAAACTGCAGAATTGGGTATTGAAAAATCAGGAAAACAGCAAAACTTCAGTATTCGTTGGATATTCACTTGGAAAGTCCCAACGAATTATGAAAGCTGTAGAAGGATTAGGCAAAATATATGTTCATTATTCTATCGGGAAGTTAAATGAAGCCTTTGAAAATGTAGGAATAGATCTTCCCGAATATACCATTGCCGATTTTAAAGAACGTCCAAAAGAAATGGAACATGAAATTGTCATTGTTCCTCCCGCTTTACTGGATAGTAATATAATCAAAAAAATCCCCGATTCTGCCACTGCAATATGCTCAGGATGGATGCAGGTTCGGGGAGCCAGACGATGGCGAAGCGCCGATGCAGGTTTTGCCATGAGCGATCATGCCGATTGGAAAGGACTTCTGCAAACTGTAAAAGCTACAGAGGCTGAACTCGTACACGTTACCCATGGACAGACAGAAATATTTTCAAAATATCTGAACGAAATTGGAATTAACGCAGATGTGATAGAAACGCTGTTTGGTGAAGATGAAGAAGTATCTGAAAAAGAAACCATTGAAAATCCAGAGCTATGA
- a CDS encoding PPC domain-containing DNA-binding protein, with protein MEIQNFKGNQWSARKVDQIYIVSIKNHSGIVEALMDFVQNQKIQSGEVTGIGAVSEATLRFFSFKTKKYVDKTFNEQMEVANISGNVSVIEEKPILHLHVTLGREDYTALAGHLLEAKVHGAGEFIFYPLNTRTVKTKDLETGINFYDFEK; from the coding sequence ATGGAAATACAAAATTTCAAAGGAAACCAATGGTCTGCAAGAAAGGTAGATCAGATTTATATTGTCAGTATTAAGAATCATTCCGGCATTGTAGAAGCTTTAATGGATTTTGTTCAAAATCAGAAGATTCAATCAGGAGAAGTTACCGGAATTGGAGCTGTGAGTGAAGCAACACTTAGGTTTTTTAGCTTTAAAACCAAAAAATATGTGGACAAAACATTCAATGAACAGATGGAAGTTGCCAATATCTCAGGAAATGTTTCTGTAATAGAGGAAAAACCTATACTTCATTTGCATGTTACCTTGGGAAGAGAAGATTATACAGCGTTGGCTGGACATCTTTTAGAAGCAAAAGTACATGGAGCCGGAGAGTTTATCTTTTATCCTTTAAATACCCGGACGGTAAAAACGAAAGATTTAGAAACCGGAATTAACTTCTATGATTTTGAAAAATAA